One stretch of Methylopila sp. 73B DNA includes these proteins:
- a CDS encoding transposase produces the protein MTRHRSYSIAFKRQVAQEFISGEALHGLAKRYDLSRNLIRVWVQKYEAGAFDEDAEAADRMEEYEARIAALERLVGRQALELDFLKGLFERAAAEKRAYVRDHRPTVSPSPKDAG, from the coding sequence ATGACCCGCCACCGGTCCTACAGCATCGCGTTCAAACGCCAGGTCGCGCAGGAGTTTATCTCCGGCGAGGCGCTTCATGGGCTTGCGAAGCGATATGATCTGTCGCGCAACCTGATCCGTGTTTGGGTCCAGAAGTACGAGGCTGGCGCCTTCGACGAGGACGCGGAGGCCGCGGACCGGATGGAGGAATACGAGGCGCGGATCGCCGCTCTCGAGCGGCTCGTCGGCCGGCAGGCTCTCGAGCTCGATTTCCTAAAGGGGCTCTTCGAGCGGGCCGCGGCCGAGAAGCGCGCCTATGTCCGTGATCACCGGCCTACGGTCTCTCCGTCGCCGAAGGATGCCGGCTGA
- a CDS encoding ABC transporter ATP-binding protein, translating to MVEAAAPLLQSLDLTLGYGDRPVVNGVDLTVPRGAFTALIGPNGSGKSTLLRGLCRLLRPTSGQVLLDGADIHRLPTRDVARRIGVLPQGPTAPEGLTVRELVAMGRYPHQSPLGRWSDADEAACRHAMELTGLEPLGERLLDTLSGGQRQRAWIAMALAQQTEALLLDEPTTFLDLAHQIEVLDLLTDLVIDRAATVVAVLHEINQAARYADHIVMLKDGAIHAEGAPEDVLTSDNVNAVFGLQNRIFLDPDTGSIFVAPLGARRRRLVCP from the coding sequence ATGGTTGAAGCCGCTGCCCCCCTGCTGCAGTCCCTCGACCTGACGCTCGGCTACGGTGACAGACCGGTGGTGAACGGCGTCGATCTGACCGTGCCGCGAGGGGCGTTCACAGCCCTGATCGGGCCGAACGGCAGCGGGAAGTCCACTCTGCTCCGCGGACTGTGCCGCCTGCTCCGTCCGACCTCCGGCCAGGTGCTGCTCGACGGCGCCGACATTCACCGGCTGCCCACCCGCGACGTCGCGCGCCGCATCGGCGTACTGCCCCAGGGCCCGACCGCGCCCGAGGGCCTCACCGTCCGAGAGCTCGTTGCGATGGGGCGCTATCCGCACCAGAGCCCGCTCGGGCGCTGGAGCGACGCCGACGAAGCGGCGTGCCGCCATGCGATGGAGCTGACCGGGCTGGAGCCGCTCGGCGAACGCCTTCTCGACACTCTGTCCGGCGGGCAGCGGCAGCGCGCTTGGATCGCCATGGCGCTCGCCCAGCAGACCGAGGCCCTGCTCCTCGACGAGCCGACGACGTTCCTCGACCTCGCGCATCAGATCGAGGTTCTGGACCTCCTGACGGATCTGGTGATCGACCGAGCTGCGACCGTGGTCGCGGTGCTTCACGAGATCAACCAGGCCGCCCGCTACGCCGACCATATCGTGATGCTGAAAGACGGCGCGATCCATGCCGAAGGCGCGCCGGAAGACGTGCTGACGTCCGACAATGTGAACGCCGTTTTCGGTCTCCAGAACCGGATCTTCCTTGATCCCGACACCGGGTCGATCTTCGTAGCGCCCCTCGGCGCACGTCGTCGGCGACTGGTCTGCCCCTGA
- a CDS encoding iron ABC transporter permease produces the protein MSRAPTLRTPRALGLGSALVAVLLGLAFLAVLLGDEHVGALNALRALAGLPGDPVAEIIVLELRLPRTLAAALVGAALGLSGALMQTVARNPLADPGVLGVNAGAALGATLVIVAFREAPAWALPFAGFAGAGSAAAIVYAAAWKDGLAPLRMVLVGVGVAALASAGVTLLSAFARIEDAQRALLWLTGSLYAADWRTVSALGASIVGPVAVAAALARRFDVLTLGDDHATAVGLGVNATRGLAIFVSVALAGGSVAAAGTIGFVGLMAPHAARRLVGPLHGAALPVTALCGAILLLAADLVGRMALAPVQLPAGLVTALIGGPFFLYLMWRRRNG, from the coding sequence GTGAGCCGCGCGCCGACGCTCCGCACGCCGCGCGCCCTAGGTCTCGGCTCGGCGCTCGTCGCGGTGCTGCTGGGGCTTGCGTTTCTGGCCGTCCTGCTCGGCGATGAGCATGTCGGGGCGCTGAACGCGCTGAGGGCGCTCGCGGGACTTCCGGGCGACCCCGTCGCGGAGATCATCGTCCTGGAGCTTCGCCTGCCGCGAACGCTCGCCGCGGCGCTGGTGGGAGCCGCGCTCGGGCTGTCCGGCGCGCTGATGCAGACGGTGGCGCGAAACCCGTTGGCGGACCCCGGCGTCCTGGGCGTCAACGCAGGAGCGGCGCTCGGCGCCACGCTGGTGATCGTGGCGTTCCGGGAGGCGCCGGCCTGGGCGCTGCCCTTCGCGGGCTTCGCCGGCGCAGGCAGCGCCGCCGCGATCGTCTACGCCGCCGCCTGGAAGGACGGGCTAGCGCCGCTGCGGATGGTGCTGGTCGGCGTCGGCGTCGCGGCGCTCGCCAGCGCGGGCGTCACGCTGCTGTCGGCCTTCGCGCGGATCGAAGACGCGCAGCGCGCGCTGCTGTGGCTCACGGGAAGCCTCTACGCCGCCGACTGGCGCACCGTTTCGGCGCTCGGCGCCTCGATCGTCGGCCCCGTCGCGGTCGCCGCAGCTCTGGCGCGCCGCTTCGATGTCCTGACCCTGGGCGACGACCACGCGACGGCGGTCGGGCTCGGCGTAAACGCCACGCGCGGCCTGGCGATCTTCGTCAGCGTAGCGCTCGCGGGCGGCTCGGTCGCGGCGGCGGGCACGATCGGCTTCGTCGGGCTGATGGCGCCCCACGCCGCGCGACGGCTCGTCGGGCCGCTTCACGGGGCGGCGCTCCCCGTCACCGCGCTGTGCGGGGCGATCCTCCTGCTGGCCGCGGACCTCGTCGGCCGGATGGCGCTGGCGCCGGTCCAGTTGCCGGCCGGCCTCGTCACCGCCCTGATCGGGGGGCCGTTCTTCCTTTACCTGATGTGGAGGCGCCGCAATGGTTGA
- a CDS encoding iron ABC transporter permease produces MTSATSPAQVAGRGRVPPALNLLALAGLTAAAALAGLCFGDAITSPAEALRLLFQPDGSYAQVVVSTVRLPRVVAAALAGSALAVAGAIMQGVTQNPLASPGLLGINSGAALGVTVAAALYGAGTNTAFAGAAALGAGLAAVAVYALASAGRGGASPLKLTLAGAIFGAFLTSLTTAILIIDAQTLDQIRLWTAGSVANRPLSLSFAVAPWILGGLAASIALARPINALGLGKDVAAGLGQNAALSRAAAAVTVAALAGGAVALAGPIGFVGLVTPHVARTLVGADNRWIMPYCAVGGALLLLLADLVSRLVAPSSELPVGVTMALIGCPFFIHLARARIRR; encoded by the coding sequence GTGACCTCCGCGACGAGTCCCGCTCAGGTCGCCGGCCGTGGGCGCGTTCCGCCCGCCCTGAACCTGCTTGCGCTGGCGGGCCTCACGGCCGCGGCGGCGCTCGCCGGTCTGTGCTTCGGGGACGCCATCACCTCGCCCGCCGAGGCGCTGCGGCTCCTCTTCCAACCTGACGGCTCCTACGCGCAGGTCGTGGTCTCGACCGTGCGGCTGCCGCGGGTCGTGGCCGCGGCGCTCGCAGGCTCGGCGCTCGCGGTCGCCGGCGCGATCATGCAGGGCGTCACCCAGAACCCGCTCGCGTCGCCCGGCCTGCTCGGGATCAATTCCGGCGCGGCGCTGGGGGTGACGGTCGCGGCGGCGCTCTACGGCGCCGGGACCAACACCGCCTTCGCGGGCGCCGCCGCGCTCGGAGCGGGCCTGGCGGCGGTCGCGGTCTACGCCCTCGCCTCCGCCGGCCGCGGCGGCGCATCGCCTCTGAAACTCACCCTGGCCGGCGCCATCTTCGGCGCGTTCCTGACATCGCTCACCACCGCGATCCTGATCATTGACGCCCAGACCCTTGACCAGATCAGGCTTTGGACGGCGGGCAGCGTGGCTAACCGTCCGCTCTCGCTTTCCTTCGCCGTGGCGCCTTGGATCCTCGGCGGGCTCGCCGCCTCGATCGCGCTCGCCCGGCCGATCAACGCGCTTGGATTGGGGAAGGACGTCGCGGCGGGCCTCGGGCAGAACGCCGCGCTCAGCCGCGCGGCCGCCGCGGTCACGGTTGCGGCGCTTGCAGGCGGCGCGGTGGCGCTCGCGGGGCCGATCGGCTTCGTGGGCCTCGTGACCCCGCATGTGGCGCGAACGCTCGTGGGAGCGGACAACCGCTGGATCATGCCCTATTGCGCGGTCGGCGGCGCCCTGCTGCTGCTGCTCGCGGACCTCGTGTCAAGACTCGTCGCGCCGTCCAGCGAGCTCCCTGTCGGCGTCACCATGGCGCTGATCGGCTGCCCATTCTTCATCCATCTCGCCCGCGCGCGGATCCGCCGGTGA
- a CDS encoding TonB-dependent receptor, with amino-acid sequence MSKRAGGRRLVALAGALLATTMGPPSAARAEAPTRAGAETVAIPAGPLTQALNRLAAQAKLLILFDAQLTQGRTTPGVSGQLTAEQALSALLAGTGLRASFAAVDRVVLTTEGTPAPVAASGETGEDAIVLEPITVYGAKTTTNLQDTSASVGVVTADDIADGQIRNLQESYRRLGNVMDAAFASSGFVIRGMSSEGFTPAGAPLGSLYVDGILQTRYSARFGARNLWDAEQVEVYRGPQTTLSGRAATAGAIYVRTKDPTFQPGGEVSATVGNNATIGSAFVLNTPVVQDQIAVRIAGAFERGKTTVDYPSYRHFKNYDDFRTEISQSIRAKVLFEPKELPGTRAILSYSFSNDRPNERLIGAGAGFDLDDERGDWQAFPTYAEFRQIKVHNLGLEASHEITDALKLTSQSGLNYGRTRRLSIDTGTEGLADGIDGMVKDTLFSQELRLNYEHDRLKWVAGVFGSYQHYDSVFGAAIVPYLELAEDFDRKTTNLAAFGEATYEFLPTWHVTLGGRVDYLREKTVQTGANTYPYGGTPVPYDDRAAFDEVNFVPKIGLSKDVAEGHKVGVVYAEGFRTGGYYLDSETQESRYYDPERARNYELFYKGRFLDDRLTLNMNLFFTQYKDQQIEVMPKASEPWRRQTVNAASSRSWGFEIEPTFKVSEQLSVYASLGYLNTKFEDFTHASYGDLSGKPFPEAPEWSLGFGGRYQFENGVYVGGDAKYTSSYLGRLDVGPPDRVDSRIIVNTQAGYRKDNWEINVFAENLLDKRYLTFVERDASPRYAQLGQRRSVGMNVKMKF; translated from the coding sequence ATGTCGAAGAGAGCGGGAGGGCGGCGGCTCGTCGCCCTGGCTGGCGCGCTCCTCGCGACCACGATGGGTCCTCCGTCCGCCGCTCGCGCGGAAGCGCCGACGCGCGCCGGAGCGGAGACCGTCGCCATCCCCGCAGGCCCGTTGACGCAGGCCCTCAACCGGCTCGCCGCGCAGGCGAAACTGCTGATCCTTTTCGACGCCCAGTTGACGCAAGGCAGGACGACCCCCGGCGTGAGCGGCCAGCTGACGGCCGAGCAGGCGCTGTCCGCCCTGCTCGCGGGGACCGGGCTGCGCGCGAGTTTCGCCGCCGTGGACAGGGTCGTGCTCACCACCGAGGGCACGCCGGCCCCGGTGGCCGCGAGCGGGGAGACGGGCGAGGACGCCATCGTCCTCGAGCCGATCACGGTCTACGGCGCCAAGACCACGACCAACCTTCAGGACACCAGCGCGAGCGTCGGCGTGGTGACGGCGGATGACATCGCGGACGGCCAGATCCGCAACCTCCAGGAGTCGTACCGACGCCTCGGCAACGTCATGGACGCGGCCTTCGCGAGTTCCGGCTTCGTCATCCGCGGCATGAGCTCGGAAGGCTTCACACCGGCCGGCGCGCCGTTGGGTTCGCTCTACGTGGACGGCATCCTCCAGACCCGCTACAGCGCGCGTTTCGGAGCGCGCAACCTTTGGGACGCGGAGCAGGTCGAGGTCTATCGTGGCCCGCAGACGACGCTGAGCGGCCGGGCCGCCACCGCCGGCGCGATCTACGTGCGCACGAAGGACCCGACGTTCCAGCCCGGCGGCGAGGTCTCCGCGACCGTCGGCAACAACGCGACGATCGGGTCGGCCTTCGTGCTCAACACGCCGGTCGTCCAGGACCAGATCGCGGTCCGCATCGCCGGCGCCTTCGAGCGCGGCAAGACCACGGTCGACTATCCGAGCTACCGACACTTCAAGAATTACGACGATTTCCGGACGGAGATCAGCCAGAGCATCAGGGCCAAGGTTCTTTTCGAGCCGAAGGAGCTGCCGGGAACCCGGGCGATCCTCAGCTACTCCTTCTCGAACGACCGCCCGAACGAGCGGTTGATCGGCGCCGGGGCCGGCTTCGATCTCGATGACGAGCGCGGCGACTGGCAGGCCTTCCCCACCTACGCCGAGTTCCGGCAGATCAAGGTGCACAATCTCGGCCTCGAGGCGTCCCACGAGATCACGGACGCCCTCAAGCTGACGTCGCAGTCTGGCCTGAACTACGGACGGACGCGCCGGCTTTCCATCGACACGGGGACCGAGGGCCTCGCCGACGGCATCGACGGCATGGTCAAGGACACCCTGTTTTCCCAGGAGCTCCGCCTCAACTACGAGCATGATCGCCTGAAATGGGTCGCCGGCGTGTTCGGCAGCTACCAGCACTACGATTCCGTGTTCGGCGCCGCCATCGTGCCGTATCTCGAGCTCGCCGAGGACTTCGATCGCAAGACGACCAACCTCGCGGCCTTCGGCGAGGCGACCTACGAGTTTCTTCCCACCTGGCACGTCACGCTGGGCGGCCGCGTGGACTACCTGCGCGAGAAGACGGTCCAGACAGGCGCCAACACCTATCCCTACGGTGGAACGCCCGTCCCCTACGACGATCGCGCCGCATTTGACGAAGTCAACTTCGTGCCGAAGATCGGCCTGTCGAAGGACGTCGCCGAAGGCCACAAGGTCGGTGTGGTCTATGCGGAAGGCTTCCGCACCGGCGGTTATTATCTCGATTCCGAGACACAGGAATCCAGATATTACGACCCGGAAAGAGCGAGGAACTATGAGCTGTTCTACAAAGGCCGTTTTCTCGACGATCGGCTGACGCTCAACATGAATCTGTTCTTCACGCAGTACAAGGATCAACAGATCGAGGTCATGCCCAAGGCGAGCGAGCCGTGGCGCCGCCAGACGGTGAACGCCGCCTCGTCGCGGTCCTGGGGGTTCGAGATCGAGCCAACCTTCAAGGTCAGCGAACAGCTCAGCGTCTACGCGTCGCTTGGGTACCTGAACACCAAGTTCGAGGACTTCACGCACGCGAGCTACGGCGACCTATCCGGAAAGCCGTTCCCGGAGGCGCCGGAATGGTCCCTCGGCTTCGGCGGCCGCTACCAGTTCGAGAACGGCGTCTACGTGGGCGGCGACGCAAAGTACACGTCGAGCTACCTCGGCCGCCTCGACGTCGGCCCGCCCGACCGGGTCGATTCCCGCATCATCGTCAACACCCAGGCCGGCTACCGGAAAGACAACTGGGAAATCAACGTCTTCGCGGAGAACCTGCTCGACAAACGCTACCTCACCTTCGTCGAGCGTGACGCGTCTCCGCGCTACGCGCAACTCGGGCAGCGCCGGTCGGTCGGCATGAACGTCAAGATGAAGTTCTGA
- a CDS encoding iron-siderophore ABC transporter substrate-binding protein, giving the protein MARDVLGAPVCVPATPVRIVALDPWLTLGMLFELGMPPVAAPLIGIQDDGVRKEAERVGVADVGLPLEPSLERIAALSPDLIVGSSYLHAKIEGAAARIAPTILIDPIDWKQHFRILASLVGRTEQAEAALGAYEARAAAIKASARDGAVSVVRVAPSGFQVYLDGPAAYAPYAVLRDAGVKRTPYETTTDQTVVKRPGWEQLAGLQGDVLLVVVVSGYDPSQDDRLAAATFSNPLWKMLPAVRAGRVYRVDRATWMGFHGVASAHRVLDDVERYLR; this is encoded by the coding sequence GTGGCGCGCGATGTGCTCGGCGCGCCGGTCTGTGTCCCCGCCACGCCGGTGCGGATCGTCGCGCTAGATCCGTGGCTCACTCTTGGGATGCTGTTTGAACTCGGCATGCCGCCGGTCGCTGCGCCGCTGATCGGCATTCAGGACGACGGTGTCCGGAAAGAGGCGGAGCGCGTCGGCGTGGCTGACGTAGGCCTCCCGCTTGAGCCCAGCCTCGAACGGATTGCGGCGCTGTCGCCGGATCTGATCGTCGGGAGTTCCTACCTGCACGCGAAGATCGAGGGCGCGGCGGCGCGCATCGCTCCGACGATCCTGATTGATCCGATCGACTGGAAGCAGCATTTTCGCATCTTGGCCAGCCTCGTGGGCCGAACGGAGCAGGCCGAAGCCGCTCTCGGCGCGTACGAGGCGCGGGCCGCTGCGATAAAAGCCAGCGCGCGCGACGGCGCGGTCTCGGTGGTCCGGGTCGCGCCTTCTGGCTTTCAGGTCTATCTCGACGGCCCCGCAGCCTATGCGCCCTATGCCGTCCTGCGGGACGCGGGGGTGAAACGGACGCCCTACGAGACCACGACGGACCAGACGGTCGTAAAGCGCCCGGGATGGGAGCAACTCGCAGGCCTCCAAGGAGACGTGCTGCTTGTGGTGGTGGTGAGCGGATATGATCCGTCGCAGGACGACAGGCTTGCGGCGGCAACGTTCTCCAACCCGTTGTGGAAGATGCTTCCAGCCGTGCGGGCCGGCCGGGTTTATCGTGTCGACCGCGCAACCTGGATGGGCTTCCACGGCGTCGCTTCGGCGCACCGTGTGCTCGACGACGTAGAACGGTATCTGCGTTGA
- a CDS encoding sigma-70 family RNA polymerase sigma factor, producing the protein MPILTGSAPRLSDLDGADLLNRAIEDYYNELVAAAARRSGANAFDVVHDLYLKLAAQPDVLRDKRSLKVYLCRAAANLGIDRFRRERFEAALFSGGEHEASSVAEDASPERMLEVEARIAILRDAITELPARRRAVFILHRFHGLTADDIAARLNITRNMVDRHLRQALSHCLERLVAVEIELAVWSWSR; encoded by the coding sequence ATGCCAATCCTGACGGGCTCAGCGCCCCGCCTGAGCGACCTCGACGGCGCCGACCTGCTGAATCGGGCGATCGAGGATTATTACAACGAGCTTGTCGCCGCGGCGGCGCGCCGAAGCGGCGCCAACGCCTTCGACGTCGTGCACGACCTGTATCTCAAGCTCGCGGCGCAGCCGGACGTGCTTCGCGACAAGCGGTCCCTCAAAGTCTACCTCTGCCGTGCGGCGGCCAATCTGGGCATCGACCGCTTTCGCCGCGAACGTTTCGAGGCGGCGCTGTTTTCGGGCGGCGAACACGAGGCCTCGTCTGTCGCCGAAGACGCCTCGCCGGAACGCATGCTGGAGGTCGAGGCGCGCATCGCGATCCTGCGCGACGCCATCACCGAACTGCCGGCGCGCCGGCGCGCGGTGTTCATCCTTCACCGTTTCCACGGACTGACGGCAGACGACATCGCCGCTCGACTGAATATCACCCGCAACATGGTCGACCGTCATCTGCGGCAGGCGCTGTCGCATTGTCTGGAGCGGCTGGTGGCGGTAGAGATCGAGTTGGCCGTCTGGTCATGGAGCCGCTGA
- a CDS encoding FecR family protein: MGDSRATRSQRKLYDEASGWALKHREGGRAGTDDADFMRWLEANPDGRRVYEIAERLMVEAPMAIGSDQALREFRTDSRPRIKPIVAVALALFLSGSLFVGLDGPMRLRADAIAGTEISPTLTLADGTTVQLNASSAIAEDYNDSRRTVRLLRGQAFFDVAPDAARPFTVEAGQVRVTALGTAFDVRRGETETDVTVTHNAVRVEIEDGAAGPIRIGQNEQAVIDHETPKVHRRATDGDLALAWRRGRLVVDDAPLAYVIEEMDRHFSGRILIAGGVLAQRRVSGTIAIADTDASLEFLKQSLGLGVTRLGPLIVIHG, translated from the coding sequence ATGGGGGACAGTCGCGCGACGCGCTCGCAGCGAAAACTGTACGATGAGGCCTCCGGCTGGGCTCTGAAACATCGCGAAGGCGGGCGGGCCGGAACGGACGACGCCGACTTCATGCGTTGGCTCGAGGCGAACCCCGATGGGCGGCGCGTCTATGAGATCGCGGAGCGTCTCATGGTTGAAGCGCCCATGGCCATCGGGTCGGATCAGGCGCTGCGGGAGTTCAGGACCGATTCCCGTCCGCGGATCAAGCCAATCGTGGCCGTCGCTCTCGCCCTGTTCCTCTCCGGCTCTCTTTTTGTGGGTCTGGACGGGCCGATGCGGCTTCGCGCGGATGCGATCGCCGGGACCGAAATCTCGCCGACGCTGACGCTCGCCGACGGCACGACCGTGCAGCTCAACGCCTCGTCCGCCATCGCTGAAGACTACAACGACAGCCGTCGTACCGTACGGCTTCTGCGAGGGCAGGCGTTCTTCGACGTCGCGCCGGACGCCGCCCGTCCCTTCACCGTGGAGGCTGGACAGGTCCGCGTGACAGCCCTCGGCACGGCCTTCGACGTGCGCCGAGGCGAGACCGAGACAGATGTTACGGTGACGCATAACGCCGTCCGGGTCGAGATCGAAGACGGCGCGGCCGGTCCGATCCGCATCGGGCAGAACGAGCAGGCCGTGATCGACCACGAGACGCCAAAAGTCCACAGACGGGCCACGGACGGCGATCTCGCACTGGCGTGGCGGCGAGGACGGCTTGTCGTGGACGACGCGCCACTGGCTTATGTGATCGAGGAGATGGACCGCCACTTCTCCGGCCGGATCCTCATTGCCGGCGGCGTCTTGGCGCAGCGGCGAGTAAGCGGCACGATCGCCATCGCCGACACGGACGCCTCGCTTGAATTTCTGAAACAATCTCTTGGTCTCGGCGTGACGCGCCTTGGGCCGCTCATCGTGATCCATGGCTGA
- a CDS encoding calcium-binding protein: protein MTEFAGEGVDTVRALVSYTLTANVENLVLSGGEALKGYGNALANRLAGNAADNVLDGREGADIMRGGAGDDTYRVDDTGDVVAESANGGFDTVRSGVTYTLSGNVEKLVLTGDGDLSGTGNALANELFGNAGANRLAGKLGADRLTGGGGEDVFVFDTALGASNVDAVTDFASGVDGIELSALVFRGLASGSLTADAFALGRVATDLDDRILYDRTTGGLFFDRDGSADVYSAVQFATLTHRPAIEAADFEVA from the coding sequence GTGACTGAGTTCGCAGGCGAAGGCGTCGACACCGTTCGGGCTTTAGTGAGCTACACTCTCACGGCGAACGTTGAGAACCTCGTGCTTAGTGGCGGCGAGGCTCTCAAGGGTTACGGCAACGCTCTCGCAAACCGCCTCGCGGGCAACGCCGCGGACAACGTGCTGGACGGCCGCGAGGGCGCGGACATCATGCGCGGCGGGGCTGGCGACGACACCTATCGCGTCGACGACACGGGCGACGTCGTCGCCGAGAGCGCGAACGGCGGGTTCGACACGGTCCGGTCGGGCGTCACCTACACGCTATCCGGGAACGTCGAGAAACTCGTGCTGACGGGCGACGGCGACCTGTCAGGTACGGGCAACGCGCTCGCGAACGAGCTTTTCGGAAACGCCGGCGCCAACCGGCTCGCCGGCAAGCTCGGCGCCGATAGGCTTACGGGCGGGGGCGGCGAAGACGTGTTCGTGTTCGACACTGCGCTCGGCGCGAGCAATGTCGACGCCGTCACCGACTTCGCGTCCGGCGTCGACGGGATCGAGCTGTCGGCCTTGGTCTTCCGCGGGCTTGCGTCCGGTTCGCTTACGGCGGACGCGTTTGCGCTTGGCCGCGTTGCGACAGATCTCGACGACCGCATTCTCTACGACCGGACGACGGGTGGCCTGTTCTTTGATCGCGATGGGTCGGCCGACGTCTACAGCGCCGTCCAGTTCGCCACTCTGACGCACCGGCCGGCGATCGAAGCTGCGGACTTCGAGGTGGCCTGA
- a CDS encoding urease accessory protein UreD: MAAVVLPHEDWIVGKHALMNLRAVRRRGRTEIDPRSWRIPYQWQGCHYQDHDDQPFLLLINAGGGFVEGDVAELHGTLEPETRALITTTAASKFYKCPDGATSRELVAIEVGDGATLEYCPDESIPFARSRVQRRTHIALAPDARLFATDMIAAGRIHHGAGEAFAFEALDSEFKVTVDDRTLLLDRLIADGPDEVGALRRLWGGASHAATVVAYAQDLPAGLEEDIEARLATTAATAAGASRAGNFIVCRILADEAWACHEAVFACWTALRPAIAGKPARPIRKC, translated from the coding sequence ATGGCCGCCGTCGTCCTCCCGCACGAAGACTGGATCGTCGGCAAGCATGCGCTGATGAACCTGCGCGCCGTGCGCCGCCGCGGCCGCACCGAGATCGACCCGCGCTCCTGGCGCATCCCCTACCAATGGCAGGGCTGCCACTATCAGGATCACGACGACCAGCCGTTCCTGCTGCTCATCAACGCCGGCGGGGGCTTCGTCGAAGGCGACGTGGCGGAGCTGCACGGCACGCTCGAACCCGAGACGCGGGCGCTGATCACGACGACGGCGGCGAGCAAGTTCTACAAATGCCCAGACGGCGCGACTTCGCGCGAGCTGGTCGCGATCGAGGTCGGCGACGGCGCGACGCTGGAATACTGCCCCGACGAGTCGATCCCTTTCGCGCGGTCGCGCGTCCAGCGCCGGACGCACATAGCGCTCGCCCCGGACGCGCGGCTGTTCGCGACCGACATGATCGCGGCGGGCCGCATCCATCACGGCGCCGGTGAGGCCTTCGCCTTCGAGGCGCTCGACTCCGAGTTCAAGGTCACGGTGGACGACCGTACGCTGCTGCTCGACCGCCTGATCGCCGATGGGCCGGACGAGGTGGGAGCTCTTCGCCGACTATGGGGGGGGGCGAGCCACGCCGCAACCGTCGTCGCCTATGCGCAGGACCTGCCGGCCGGGCTGGAGGAGGACATCGAGGCTCGCCTCGCAACGACCGCTGCGACCGCAGCGGGGGCGAGCCGGGCTGGAAACTTCATCGTATGCCGCATTCTGGCGGACGAGGCCTGGGCGTGCCACGAGGCCGTGTTCGCGTGCTGGACGGCGCTCCGTCCGGCCATCGCCGGCAAGCCCGCCCGTCCGATCCGGAAGTGCTGA
- the ureG gene encoding urease accessory protein UreG translates to MRKPVRIGIGGPVGSGKTALLVQLCRAMGPTRSIAVITNDIFTREDAEFVVRSGAIDPARVVGVETGGCPHTAIREDVSMNMVAVEDLTRRFRDLEIIFIESGGDNLAATFSPELADSHIYVIDVGEGEKIPRKGGPGVTRSPLLIINKIDIAQYVGSDLGVMERDAKKQRGAKPFLFTDMKSGKGLDEVVAWIENDVLFEEEAA, encoded by the coding sequence ATGAGAAAGCCCGTCCGGATCGGCATCGGAGGCCCTGTGGGGTCCGGCAAGACCGCGCTGCTGGTGCAGCTCTGCCGCGCCATGGGGCCGACGCGCTCGATCGCTGTCATCACCAACGACATCTTCACCCGCGAGGACGCGGAGTTCGTCGTCCGCTCGGGCGCGATCGACCCTGCGCGCGTGGTCGGCGTCGAGACCGGCGGCTGCCCGCACACCGCGATCCGCGAGGACGTCTCGATGAACATGGTGGCGGTCGAAGACCTGACCCGGCGCTTCCGCGACCTTGAGATCATCTTCATCGAGAGCGGCGGCGACAATCTGGCCGCGACCTTCAGCCCGGAGCTCGCCGACAGCCATATCTATGTGATCGACGTCGGCGAGGGCGAGAAGATCCCGCGGAAAGGCGGCCCTGGCGTCACCCGTTCGCCGCTGCTGATCATCAACAAGATCGACATCGCGCAGTACGTCGGGTCCGATCTGGGCGTCATGGAGCGAGACGCGAAGAAGCAGCGCGGGGCGAAGCCGTTCCTGTTCACCGACATGAAGAGCGGCAAGGGCCTCGACGAGGTCGTCGCCTGGATCGAGAACGACGTGCTGTTCGAAGAGGAAGCCGCCTGA